Proteins found in one Calypte anna isolate BGI_N300 chromosome 10, bCalAnn1_v1.p, whole genome shotgun sequence genomic segment:
- the PPCDC gene encoding phosphopantothenoylcysteine decarboxylase isoform X5, with translation MVVAPLDANTLAKLANGICDNLLTCVIRAWDLRKPLLFCPAMNTAMWEHPLTAQQVEQLKGFGYIEVPCVVKKLVCGDEGRGAMAEVWTIVERVKRILEERDLPMQS, from the exons ATGGTGGTGGCACCTCTGGATGCAAACACCCTGGCCAAGCTGGCCAATGGCATCTGTGACAACCTGCTG ACTTGTGTCATCCGTGCTTGGGATTTGAGGAAACCTCTGCTCTTCTGCCCAGCTATGAACACAGCCATGTGGGAACATCCCCTCACAGCTCAGCAGGTGGAGCAGCTGAAAGGCTTTGGCTACATCGAGGTCCCCTGCGTGGTGAAGAAACTTGTGTGTGGAGATGAAG GTCGCGGTGCCATGGCAGAAGTGTGGACCATTGTGGAGAGGGTGAAAAGGATCCTTGAGGAACGGGACTTGCCAATGCAGAGCTGA